CTTTCCCCGTTTAAAATTGAGAATGGGATGCTCCGCTATGCGCAATCAAATTCCTCCCGTCACGTTTATTTCCTCGGATGATTCGGATGCCGGAGATGATAGGCAGGATAGGAGGGAAACGTAGAAATACGAATTCTGCGGGATAAGCCGGATTTACAGGATGAGCTGGATAAGAAGTGTGCGAAAACATGGCTCTTGCTGGTAGAAAGCAGAAGACGACAGACACCTTGTAGGGACGTGCGTTTCGCACGTCCGCGGACGTGCCACAGGCACGTCCCTACACCTGGGAAGGCTCTTCGCACAGGCTGCCCACATGAATCGTCACCCTCACTTCACACTACAGCTGCCGCACGACGTAGCGCTACAGCTGCCGCAGGCGTCGCCGCCTCCCGCGCCGGGAGACGCAAAGCGCGATAGCTTGCGTGTAAGTCCACGCGCAAGGCAGCGCGGACATTCAATTTCCCGGCCATCGGTCCCCATGCGGCAGAGCTTAGTCACAAGGGAGCCGCAGTTTGGACACTCAAATTCATAGATAGGCATGTGTTCGACCTCCTGAGTCTCCTATGCACAAACAATTATCCTATATCAAGGAGTTCGCCAGCATCATAGGGCGTCCGCCTGCGTCTCCATGTGGCTCGCAGCCCCTCGAAAGATTTCTGGCGTTACCCGACGGCTAGCGTTAGCAGCACCGCTATTAGAATCGCAGGCAAAAGGTTGCCGACGCGGATCTTCTTTATGCCTAGGATGTTTAGGCCTATCGCCACGATCAGTATACCCCCTGTAGCCGTCATCTCGGTTACGGCGGCAGGGGTAAGCCACTGCGAAATCCAAGCCGCCAAAAGCGTAATCGCGCCTTGATACGCAAATACGGAAAGGCTCGAAAGCGCAACGCCAAGACCAAGCGTAGAAGCAAACACCACTGCCGAGACACCGTCTAACATGGCCTTAGCGTAAAGCGTGGCGTGATTGCCCGTCATACCGCTCTCTAGGCTCCCCATAATGGCCATCGCGCCTACACAATAGATCAGGCTGGTTGTGACAAAGCCTTGCGCGAGTCCTCCTTTGCCGTGCACAAAGCGTTTCTCCACCTTGGCTGCGGCGCCGTAGAGGCGACCCTCGATGTCAATCCACTCGCCGACTAGACCCCCCAGCACAAGACTGGCGATGCCGATCAGAGGGTTTTCAGCCTTGAAGGCCATCGTCAACCCGATTATCGCTACAGAAAGACCTAGGCCGTGCATCACGGTATCGCGACTTTTCTCTTTGACTACGCCGCCAAGTACTGCCCCTAGCAGGCCTCCCGCCAAGATGGCCAGAGCGTTAACTACCGTGCCTAGCACTAAAACCTCTCCTCCGCGATCTGCTCGATGGCTTCTGCTACTGTGTCAATCTCGTCCGCGGTTGAAAAGGGGCCCGGGCTAAAGCGCACAATTCCTTGCGCTAATGTCCCGAGTGTCTCGTGCGCAAGGGGCGCACAGTGCAGCCCCGCGCGGGCAGCAATGCCAAAGGAAGCATCCAAGATATGTGCTACTTCCGTGGAGCCTATGCCGCGCACATTACAGGCGACAATGGGCGCCCCCTCGCCGGTACCATACAGTGTAACACCGGAGATAGCCGCGAGGCGGGTGCGTAGCCTTGCCGCAAGGCCCTGCTCGTGCTCTCTGATGGCGCTTTGACCCCGCGCGGCGAGGTAGTGGAGCGCCTGCGAAAGTCCCACTAGTCCTACCGCATTAAGCGTACCGCTTTCTAGGCGATCAGGCAATACTTCCGGCATATCCGGCAGTTCCGAGTGGCTGCCGGTGCCTCCGTAAATGAGGGGTGCGAGCTCGATACCTGCTCGCACATAAAGAAAGCCCGTTCCCGTCGGCCCAAGTAGAGACTTGTGCCCGGGAGCAGCCAGCATGTCTACGCCTAACGCTTCGCAGCAGAGCGGCATGACGCCCGCTGTCTGCGCGGCGTCTACTAGGAGCCGCACGTCCGCTTCACGCGTCACGGCCGCAATCTCCGCTAGCGGCAGCAGTGTCCCGCAGACATTGGAGGCGTGTGTTATGGCCACCAGCTTCGTGTTGCTTTTGATGGCCCGGCGCACCGCCTCTGCCTCTAACGTGCCGTCCCCCGCACACCGGAGTATGGTCAGTTCTACACCGCGCCTAGACAGCTCACGGAGCGGACGGATGACGGCGTTATGCTCCATAGAGGTTGTAATGCAGTGGTCCCCCGGAGTGAGAAAGCCAAACAGGCCCATGTTTAGCGCGTGCGTAGCGTTCGCGGCAAAGATTATGCGCGAGGCGTCCGACACCCCGATTAGCTCCGCTATCTGGTTACGACACATAAAGAGCGCGCGACTCGCCTGTAGTGAGAGCGCGTGTCCGCTGCGCCCCGGACTGCCTGCTCCTTGCGTCATGAAAGCAGCCATCGCCTCAGCTACCCCGGGAGCTTTCGGCCAGCTCGTAGCCGCATTGTCCATGTAGATGATGTCGCGCATAGTTAGCCCCCTGCTCTAAGAAGCCACTCTCTAAGTCGTTCCAGCTCTTCAGAGTTGTGATAGGTAACGACGATGGTGCCGCGCTCCGGCGACCCCTTCAGTTCCACCCGTGTCTGCAGCGCGTCGCGCAACTCGCGCTCCACCTCTCGTAACTCGGCCAAAGGCAGTTTGGCTTTGGCAGGGCGCTTTGTTGTTTCACGTGAAACACTTTCTGCTGCCCGCGCAGCTAACCGTTCGGCTTCACGCACCGTTAACCCCTTGGCGACCATCTCCTGGGCCAACATATCACGCTTCGCCACAGGGGCAGATAATATCGCCCGCGCGTGACCGGCACTGATTGTTCCACGTGAAACAAGTTCGGCTATGGCCGGAGACAGCATGAGCAGCCTGAGAGTATTAGCCACGTACGGCCTGCTCTTTCCCACCCGCTCGGCGAGGCCTTCCTGTGTGAGGCCAAGGTGCTCTTGCAGCTGCGCGAAAGCGGCAGCCTCCTCCATGGGGTTGAGGTCCTCGCGCTGTAAGTTCTCAATAAGCGCCACTTCCATAGCCTCTTGGTCGGACCACTCCTTCACCAGAGCGGGGATCTCTGTCAAACCGGCGAGCTTAGCGGCCCGCAAGCGACGCTCTCCTACCACCAGTTCATATCGCCCGCTCCGCGGACGCACCGTCACAGGCTGAATCAGCCCGTGCTGCCTGATGGAGGCGGCAAGCTCAGCTAACTCCTCCTCCGCAAATACGCGCCGCGGTTGATAGGGGTTAGGCACAATCAGGTGGACAGCAATCTGCTGGACCTCATCCGCTCCTGTGGTGGACATGTCGGTTATCAGGGCCTGCAACCCCTTGCCTAACCGCGGTTTACCCACGCGCAATCACCTCTCGCGCTAGTTCCATGTATACTTCTGTCCCCTTAGATTTTGGGTCATACGCCAAAATGGGCTGACCGTGGCTGGGAGCCTCGCTAAGGCGCACGTTGCGCGGAATTACCGTGGCGTACACCCTATCCTTAAAGTAAGCCCTCACTTCGTCGACTACTTGGGAGGCCAAGTTAGTACGGGGGTCAAACATGGTCAGCAAAGCACCTGCCACCACAAGACCTGGGTTAAGGTGCTTCTGAACCAAGGACACCGTGTTCATAAGCTGACTCAAACCCTCCAGAGCATAATACTCACACTGCACGGGAATCAACACGCCGTGGGCTGCGGTGAGAGCGTTTAGCGTCAATAACCCTAGCGAGGGCGGGCAGTCAATTAATATGTAGTCATAGTCCTGCCGCACGGGCGATACCGCTTCGCGTAGCTTTACTTCCCGCTGCATCGCCAATACCAGCTCTATTTCCGCACCTGCAAGTTGAATCGTGGCCGGAACCAGTTCGAGGCCCCTCGTGCTGGTCGGCAGAATAACTGCCTCGATGGGGACACCGTCGATTAGCACGTTATAAATGCACTTCTTCAGGCGATAGCGGTTTATCCCCAGTCCGGAAGTAGTATTGCCTTGCGGGTCTATGTCAACTACCAGAACGCGCTTCGACAGCTCGGCCAAAGAAGCCCCCAAATTAACGGCCGTAGTGGTCTTGCCTACGCCCCCCTTCTGATTAACGATAGCCAATACTTTCGCTGTCATTGCACAAACTCCCCTCGGCAGTCACATTTAGCTTCGTCTATTTTGGAATGCGCACCACAAACTCGTAGTGGGTTTCTTTGTCTAACTCCTGCACCTCTGCCGCCACGCCGTTCTTCTTCATAAGGTCAATCGCCTGTCGCACGGAATTAACAAAAATGCGCACATCCCGCACTAAGAACCGCCTAATCGGCTTAATCGCCGCCGTTACGGCAGCCTCCTCTTCGCTCTCGCCGGCTAGGAAGCGCTCTACGGCCTCCTCAATCTGCTTAACCGTCATATCCTGACTCACCGCTAAAGCCGCCAACGTAGCCTGCGCCTGATGGCTTTCTAGCTTAAGCAAGGCACGCGCGTGTCTCTCCGAAAGTGCACCCCCAGACAATAGCTCCTTGACCTCGTCCGCTAGTTTTAGCAGGCGGCGCTTATTGGCTACGGTAGACTGGCTCATGCCGAGGCGTTTAGCTAACTCCTCCTGCGTGAGGTTAAAGTCGCTGAGCAGCTGGTCGTAGGCTAGAGCCTCCTCTAACACATTTAGGTCCTCGCGCTGCAAGTTCTCAATTAGGGTAGCCTGCGCCACCTCTTGGTCGGTGTACTGCTTCACTACAACCGGGACAGTAACAAGCCCGGCCGTTTTCGCGGCGCGCAAGCGGCGCTCGCCCGCTACAAGCTCAAACACAGCCCCGAGCTTGCGCACGATCAGGGGCTGAATAATGCCAACCTGTTTAATAGACGCTGCTAGTTCGTTAATGGTCTCGTCGGCAAAGGTCTTGCGCGGCTGATAGGGGTTAGGCCTAATCTCGTTGACGCTTATCTGTAGCACCTGCTCGGCATTGCCTCCGCTAAACCACTTCATGGCCATCGCTCCTCTAGTCCGAAGGACAGTATCGTATTTTTAACTGTTCTACGCCGCCTGCTCTCTCTCCTGCCTAGTACAACAGCGGGGCTCCCTCCCCATCTTGCCTAACGTCCACTCCTACAGCGGCTGCTTGCTGGGCACTCCCGCGCGGCGAGGATATGGTGCCGGCGTAACACCGACTTTCTGTACAATAACAAACACGCGTTGCTCTCCGCCTCCGGGCAGTGTCCAAGTAGAAGTCGTAACCTCTCCCCCTCCGAGCACTCTAAGCGCCCGCGCAGCCGCGGGAATCTCCGGTAAGGCAGCCGGCCCCTTCATGGCCAGCATCGTTCCGTTTCGCTTCACAAGCGGCAAGCAGTACTCCGCCAGTACGTTTAAGCTCCCCACAGCCCGGGTAACGGCATAGGCGTATTGCTCGCGGTGCTCCGGCAGGCGACCTAGGTCCTCTGCCCGCGCCTGCACCGTCCTTACGCTCGCGCTAAGGCCGAGCCTCGCCACAACCTCCTCCAAAAAGCGCACGCGTTTACCTAGGCTGTCCACCAAAGTCACGGCAAGCGAGGGGCAGACAATCGCGAGCGGCAGCCCGGGAAACCCCGCGCCGCTACCCACGTCCACTAAGCTTCCTACAGAATGAATCACCCTAAGCAGCGATAGGCTGTCGAGAAAGTGCTTGCGCCACACTTCGCCTGGGGTGTCAATCGTGGTCAGGTTAAACTTAGCGTTATACTCAAGCAAAAGCTCAAGATACAGGGAAAAGCGGCTAAGTGCGTTTGGCGGAAGTAGCACGCCTAAGCTCTCGCACTCCTTGGCAAACTCCATTTGGTCCAATCAGCTACCTCCTCTCAAGCTGCACGAGCAGCACCGCGATATCAGCCGGCGAAACCCCGCTGATGCGCGACGCCTGGCCATAAGAGCTAGGACGCACACGTGCGAGCTTCTCGCGCGCCTCAAGCGACAAGCCGCGCATTTCGCTGTAGTTTACGTCGCTGGGGATAGCCTTAAGTTCAAGGCGCTGAAACTGCTCTACCGCGTCGCGCTGCCTTGAGATATACCCGGCGTACTTTACTTCCGTAGCGACGCAACGTGCCATACGCGGGGTAACCTCGCAGAGCTCAGGCACAATGGTACAGAGTCCCTCCCACGTAATCTCCGGTCGGCGCAGCAAGGCCGCCGCCGTGGTCGTGTGTTCAAGTACGGCGGTAGGAACGCCGCTGAGATAGCGGTTAACGCCCTCTTCCGGAGCTACCTTACGTCGCTCTAGGTACTCAATCCACTGGCTAATGCCCGCCTCTTCTTCCCTCAATCGCGTTAACTCCTGCCGAGGCACCACGCCAAACTCCACGCCTATAGGCAAAAGACGAAACTCCGCGTTGTCAAAGCGCAGCAGTAACCGATGCTCCGCCCGCGATGTCATCAGTCGGTAAGGCTCGCTCGTGCCCTTGGTCACTAAGTCGTCCACCAACACGCCAAGGTAGGCCTGCGAGCGCAGCAAGACAAACGGCGGCAAACCACGCACCTTTGCCCCGGCGTTAATGCCTGCCCACAACCCCTGCCCTGCCGCCTCCTCATAACCAGAAGAGCCGTTAATCTGCCCCGCAAAGAACAACCCCGCGTACTGCTTGCTTTCAAGTGTCAGGGTAAGTTGCGTGGGGTCTACAAAATCGTACTCGATGGCGTACCCCGGGCGCATCATCTCGGCCTCTTCGAGCCCGATAACCGAGCGCAACATCTCTAGCTGTACATCTTCCGGCAGGCTTGTCGAGAAACCCTGCACGTAAATCTCTTCCGTGTTGTAGCCCTCGGGTTCGAGAAAAATCTGGTGCCGCTCTTTGTCAGCAAAGCGCACAACTTTGTCTTCAATCGAAGGGCAATAACGCGGGCCGCGCCCTTCTATCAGCCCGGCGTAAAGCGGCGAGCGATGAAGGTTCGCACGGATAATCTCATGCGTTCTGGCCGTCGTGTAGGTCAGCCAACAGGAAAGTTGCACTGGAGCAAGTCGCGCACTCCGGCGCGAAAACGGCGCAAACTCGCTATCGCCGCGCTGTTCTTCCATAGCCGCAAAGTTCACACTGCGACGGTGTATGCGCGGCGGTGTCCCCGTTTTTAGTCTGCCAAGCTTAAAGCCTAGGCTGCGCAGATTTTCCGACAAGCCGTGCGAAGGCAAAAGTCCGTTCGGCCCGCTAGGCAAAGCGGTTGAACCGACAATAACTTTGCTCTCTAGATAAGTCCCGGTGGTAACCACCACGGCTTTGGCCCGATAAAGCGTGCCCGTGTGCGTCCTCACCCCTCGCACTTCGCCGGCCTCTACCACGAGCTCGACTACCGAGGCTTGCACAATGCGTAGGTTCGGCGTCTTCTCCAGCAGTTCGCGCACGACTTGCTGGTACAACCGCTTGTCGGTCTGGGCGCGCAAGGCTTGCACCGCGGGTCCCTTGCCAGTGTTAAGCGTGCGCATCTGCACGAAAGACATATCGGCGGCGTACCCCATCAGCCCCCCCAGCGCGTCTATTTCGGCCACCACATGGCCCTTCGCCGGGCCGCCGACGGACGGATTGCAGGGCATTAGAGCGATTGCCTCCATGCTCTGGGTGAGTAAGGCCACACTGAGCCCCATGCGCGCTGCGGCATGCGCAGCCTCGCAGCCGGCATGTCCCGCTCCCACCACAATGCAGTCAAACTCTCCACCGCAGTACATTAGTGCTTTCTACTCACTTTCCTATGCAAAATTCGGCAAATATGGCATCAGCAATGTCAGGAGTAATCGTCTCGCCCGTAATCTCTCCCAGGCGCTCGTACGCTAGTCGGACGTCTGTCGCCACCAGTTCTATATCCCACCCCAGAGCCACGGTCTCAAGCGCCGCAGTTACGAGCGACTTAGTCTCGGCTAGGATGCGGCTATGGCGCAAGTTCGTAACTAAGAGCGAGCTTTCGCTGCTAACCGCCCGTACGGCGACAGCGGAAATTTGACCGATTAGCTCTGCCAGGCCACTCCTTGTCCTAGTACTGACAGCTAGTGCAGGACTCTGTACTGGCAACTCTGCCCGCGAGGCCAAGTCAGACTTCGTCAGGACGACTAACCGCTCCCGCTCTTTCGTTAAGTCCAGTAAAGCTAAGTCGTCCCGGCGCAAGGGCTCCGAGCTGTCTAGCAGCACTAGCACCACATCGGCAGTCTCTAACGCCTGTAGCGTGCGCTCTATACCTAGCTGCTCAACTTCGTCCTCGCTCTCCCTGAGCCCGGCCGTATCCACTAGCGTCACCAAGACTCCGTTTAGATTTAGCTCCACTTCCACCGTGTCGCGCGTAGTACCCGGTTGTGCGGTGACGATGGCGCGCTCCTGCCCGGCGAGAGCATTGAGCAGAGAAGATTTCCCTACATTCGGCCGCCCTGCCAGCACAACGCGCAGTCCTTCCCGCGCTACTCTCCCCGCGCGTACTGTGGCGAGTAGCCCCAGAAGCATGTTCTCGACGCGAGTCAGTTCTGACGCGACTTCCGCTCGGGTGACAGCAGGGATATCGTGCTCGGGGAAATCTAACTGCGCCTCTAAGTGCGCCATACACTTAAGCAGATGCGCGCGCATTTGCCGCACCTCGCTGCTAAGCACACCGCGCAGTTGTCTGCCCGCGTTCTGCAAGGCCACATCGCTCGCCGCGCGGATAATGTCAATAACGGCTTCGGCTTGTGCTAACGACAGACGCCCGTTGACAAAGGCTCGCTGCGTAAACTCGCCCGGCTCTGCTACTCGCGCGCCCCGTGCTACGAGCACCTCGAGCACCCGTCCGGCTACAAATGAACCGCCGTGAATAGAAAATTCCACTACGTCTTCGCCCGTAAACGAACGCGGAGCACGAAAATACGTGAACAGGCACTCGTCAAGCGGCTCGTCTCCTTCGCCGATTACTTCTCCGAGGTATACGCGCCAAGGTTCTACGCGGACAGCCCTGCGCCGCCTCCGAAACACCTGCTTGGCGACGTCTAGTGCGCCGCCGCCGCTTATGCGCACAATGGCAATGCCCCCCTCGCCCCGCGGAGTAGAGATTGCGGCAATGACATCACGCTTCACTTAAGTCCCTCCATAGCAACAGGGGCTGACTCACCACGCTGTGAATCCGCCCCCAAAAAATCCTGCTCGCTTCGGCAGATACGTTACTCTTCTCGCCGTAAGGCAATGACCACCTTGCGAAAGGGCTCGTCCCCCTCACTGTAGGTGACGATTTCTTTGTCATTCTGCAGCGCCATATGGATCACTCTGCGCTCGTAAGCTCCCATAGGCTCCATAATGACCCTGCGCCCGCTACCCTTAACCTTCGCGGCAAGTTTAAGCGCTAACTCCACCAGAGACTCCTGCCGCTTAGCGCGGTAGTTGTTAACGTCGAGCAACACGCGCCTGCTGCCCCCCGCACGGGAGTACACCACGGCAGCTAACACTTGCAGGGCCTCGATCGTCTGCCCGCGCTTGCCAATCAAACGCCCGGCGTTTGTTCCCTGAAGCTCTAGCTTAAAGTTCTCGTCTTCTGCCTCTCCCTCGCTGCACTGCACACTTGTGGTTCCCATGCGCTCCGCTAACTCAGTGAGGAAGGTTATGGTCTTCTCTTCCGGCGATATGCAGAGCGTCACCTTAACGCGAGCTAGCCGCCCGCCCAAAATCCCAAACAACCCCTTGGTCGGTTCCTCCAGCACAGCGACATCTACCTGCTGCCGAGTCGCGCCAAGTTCGGTTAAAGCTAACTCGACAGCTTCCTCAACTGTCTTTGCGGTCTTTTCTATGCTCTGCCGCGACTGCATCGGTGTCTGCCTCCCCCGTCATCGGTACCCGGAAGTACCTACTAAACAATTCCTGTTGCACGATGGAAAACACGTTGCGC
The sequence above is a segment of the Selenomonadales bacterium genome. Coding sequences within it:
- the mnmE gene encoding tRNA uridine-5-carboxymethylaminomethyl(34) synthesis GTPase MnmE gives rise to the protein MKRDVIAAISTPRGEGGIAIVRISGGGALDVAKQVFRRRRRAVRVEPWRVYLGEVIGEGDEPLDECLFTYFRAPRSFTGEDVVEFSIHGGSFVAGRVLEVLVARGARVAEPGEFTQRAFVNGRLSLAQAEAVIDIIRAASDVALQNAGRQLRGVLSSEVRQMRAHLLKCMAHLEAQLDFPEHDIPAVTRAEVASELTRVENMLLGLLATVRAGRVAREGLRVVLAGRPNVGKSSLLNALAGQERAIVTAQPGTTRDTVEVELNLNGVLVTLVDTAGLRESEDEVEQLGIERTLQALETADVVLVLLDSSEPLRRDDLALLDLTKERERLVVLTKSDLASRAELPVQSPALAVSTRTRSGLAELIGQISAVAVRAVSSESSLLVTNLRHSRILAETKSLVTAALETVALGWDIELVATDVRLAYERLGEITGETITPDIADAIFAEFCIGK
- a CDS encoding ParB/RepB/Spo0J family partition protein, producing MKWFSGGNAEQVLQISVNEIRPNPYQPRKTFADETINELAASIKQVGIIQPLIVRKLGAVFELVAGERRLRAAKTAGLVTVPVVVKQYTDQEVAQATLIENLQREDLNVLEEALAYDQLLSDFNLTQEELAKRLGMSQSTVANKRRLLKLADEVKELLSGGALSERHARALLKLESHQAQATLAALAVSQDMTVKQIEEAVERFLAGESEEEAAVTAAIKPIRRFLVRDVRIFVNSVRQAIDLMKKNGVAAEVQELDKETHYEFVVRIPK
- a CDS encoding ParA family protein codes for the protein MTAKVLAIVNQKGGVGKTTTAVNLGASLAELSKRVLVVDIDPQGNTTSGLGINRYRLKKCIYNVLIDGVPIEAVILPTSTRGLELVPATIQLAGAEIELVLAMQREVKLREAVSPVRQDYDYILIDCPPSLGLLTLNALTAAHGVLIPVQCEYYALEGLSQLMNTVSLVQKHLNPGLVVAGALLTMFDPRTNLASQVVDEVRAYFKDRVYATVIPRNVRLSEAPSHGQPILAYDPKSKGTEVYMELAREVIARG
- a CDS encoding DUF554 domain-containing protein gives rise to the protein MLGTVVNALAILAGGLLGAVLGGVVKEKSRDTVMHGLGLSVAIIGLTMAFKAENPLIGIASLVLGGLVGEWIDIEGRLYGAAAKVEKRFVHGKGGLAQGFVTTSLIYCVGAMAIMGSLESGMTGNHATLYAKAMLDGVSAVVFASTLGLGVALSSLSVFAYQGAITLLAAWISQWLTPAAVTEMTATGGILIVAIGLNILGIKKIRVGNLLPAILIAVLLTLAVG
- a CDS encoding zinc ribbon domain-containing protein produces the protein MPIYEFECPNCGSLVTKLCRMGTDGREIECPRCLARGLTRKLSRFASPGAGGGDACGSCSATSCGSCSVK
- a CDS encoding aminotransferase class V-fold PLP-dependent enzyme produces the protein MRDIIYMDNAATSWPKAPGVAEAMAAFMTQGAGSPGRSGHALSLQASRALFMCRNQIAELIGVSDASRIIFAANATHALNMGLFGFLTPGDHCITTSMEHNAVIRPLRELSRRGVELTILRCAGDGTLEAEAVRRAIKSNTKLVAITHASNVCGTLLPLAEIAAVTREADVRLLVDAAQTAGVMPLCCEALGVDMLAAPGHKSLLGPTGTGFLYVRAGIELAPLIYGGTGSHSELPDMPEVLPDRLESGTLNAVGLVGLSQALHYLAARGQSAIREHEQGLAARLRTRLAAISGVTLYGTGEGAPIVACNVRGIGSTEVAHILDASFGIAARAGLHCAPLAHETLGTLAQGIVRFSPGPFSTADEIDTVAEAIEQIAEERF
- the mnmG gene encoding tRNA uridine-5-carboxymethylaminomethyl(34) synthesis enzyme MnmG gives rise to the protein MYCGGEFDCIVVGAGHAGCEAAHAAARMGLSVALLTQSMEAIALMPCNPSVGGPAKGHVVAEIDALGGLMGYAADMSFVQMRTLNTGKGPAVQALRAQTDKRLYQQVVRELLEKTPNLRIVQASVVELVVEAGEVRGVRTHTGTLYRAKAVVVTTGTYLESKVIVGSTALPSGPNGLLPSHGLSENLRSLGFKLGRLKTGTPPRIHRRSVNFAAMEEQRGDSEFAPFSRRSARLAPVQLSCWLTYTTARTHEIIRANLHRSPLYAGLIEGRGPRYCPSIEDKVVRFADKERHQIFLEPEGYNTEEIYVQGFSTSLPEDVQLEMLRSVIGLEEAEMMRPGYAIEYDFVDPTQLTLTLESKQYAGLFFAGQINGSSGYEEAAGQGLWAGINAGAKVRGLPPFVLLRSQAYLGVLVDDLVTKGTSEPYRLMTSRAEHRLLLRFDNAEFRLLPIGVEFGVVPRQELTRLREEEAGISQWIEYLERRKVAPEEGVNRYLSGVPTAVLEHTTTAAALLRRPEITWEGLCTIVPELCEVTPRMARCVATEVKYAGYISRQRDAVEQFQRLELKAIPSDVNYSEMRGLSLEAREKLARVRPSSYGQASRISGVSPADIAVLLVQLERR
- a CDS encoding ParB/RepB/Spo0J family partition protein codes for the protein MGKPRLGKGLQALITDMSTTGADEVQQIAVHLIVPNPYQPRRVFAEEELAELAASIRQHGLIQPVTVRPRSGRYELVVGERRLRAAKLAGLTEIPALVKEWSDQEAMEVALIENLQREDLNPMEEAAAFAQLQEHLGLTQEGLAERVGKSRPYVANTLRLLMLSPAIAELVSRGTISAGHARAILSAPVAKRDMLAQEMVAKGLTVREAERLAARAAESVSRETTKRPAKAKLPLAELREVERELRDALQTRVELKGSPERGTIVVTYHNSEELERLREWLLRAGG
- the rsmG gene encoding 16S rRNA (guanine(527)-N(7))-methyltransferase RsmG, with translation MDQMEFAKECESLGVLLPPNALSRFSLYLELLLEYNAKFNLTTIDTPGEVWRKHFLDSLSLLRVIHSVGSLVDVGSGAGFPGLPLAIVCPSLAVTLVDSLGKRVRFLEEVVARLGLSASVRTVQARAEDLGRLPEHREQYAYAVTRAVGSLNVLAEYCLPLVKRNGTMLAMKGPAALPEIPAAARALRVLGGGEVTTSTWTLPGGGEQRVFVIVQKVGVTPAPYPRRAGVPSKQPL
- a CDS encoding protein jag, encoding MQSRQSIEKTAKTVEEAVELALTELGATRQQVDVAVLEEPTKGLFGILGGRLARVKVTLCISPEEKTITFLTELAERMGTTSVQCSEGEAEDENFKLELQGTNAGRLIGKRGQTIEALQVLAAVVYSRAGGSRRVLLDVNNYRAKRQESLVELALKLAAKVKGSGRRVIMEPMGAYERRVIHMALQNDKEIVTYSEGDEPFRKVVIALRREE